In bacterium YEK0313, one genomic interval encodes:
- the nifS gene encoding Cysteine desulfurase, whose amino-acid sequence MTRVYLDHNATAPLRPEAREAVLAAMALAGNASAVHGEGRAARRLVEAAREAVARLTGAEAKHVTFTSGGSEAAASLLVPGFKGLRAGPARSLIVSAVEHSCVLAGGRFAPADVHVCPVDGLGRIDLGALETLLGAAPGPALVAVMFANNETGVLQPLADVRRLAEAHGASLVIDAVQALGKVPVDIAALGADALFVSGHKIGAPQGVGAFVRAGDDVGFDRLVTGGGQEMRWRAGTENLTGIAGFGAAALAVLDKMSQEIAEIAAMRDWMEAEIATISRASEVIGLQADRLANTSLTVHPGLDGETTMIALDLAGVAVSTGSACTSGKVAPSHVLAAMGLPADKAKSAIRVSLGWSTTRADVERFTAALAAHVQKLAGRGSRAA is encoded by the coding sequence ATGACGCGCGTCTATCTCGACCACAATGCCACGGCGCCGTTGCGGCCGGAGGCCCGCGAGGCCGTACTGGCGGCGATGGCGCTCGCCGGCAACGCCTCTGCGGTGCATGGCGAGGGGCGGGCGGCGCGGCGGCTGGTCGAGGCGGCCCGCGAGGCGGTCGCCCGGCTGACCGGCGCCGAGGCCAAGCACGTCACCTTCACCTCCGGCGGCAGCGAAGCGGCGGCGAGCCTGCTCGTGCCGGGGTTCAAGGGCCTGCGGGCGGGCCCGGCCCGTTCGCTCATCGTTTCGGCGGTCGAACATTCCTGCGTACTGGCCGGCGGCCGGTTCGCGCCCGCCGATGTCCATGTCTGCCCGGTGGACGGCCTCGGCCGGATCGATCTCGGTGCGCTGGAGACCTTGCTCGGCGCCGCGCCGGGCCCGGCACTCGTCGCCGTCATGTTCGCCAACAACGAAACCGGCGTGCTGCAGCCGCTCGCGGACGTGCGCCGTCTCGCCGAGGCCCATGGAGCGAGCCTGGTCATCGATGCCGTCCAGGCGCTTGGCAAGGTGCCCGTCGACATCGCCGCCTTGGGCGCCGATGCGCTTTTCGTGTCCGGCCACAAGATCGGCGCGCCGCAAGGCGTCGGCGCCTTCGTGCGCGCCGGCGACGATGTCGGCTTCGACCGTCTCGTCACGGGCGGCGGCCAGGAGATGCGCTGGCGGGCCGGCACGGAAAATCTGACTGGGATTGCCGGCTTCGGCGCGGCGGCCCTGGCTGTACTTGACAAAATGAGTCAGGAAATCGCCGAGATCGCTGCCATGCGGGACTGGATGGAGGCGGAGATCGCCACTATATCCCGCGCGAGCGAGGTTATTGGCTTGCAAGCGGATCGTTTGGCGAATACCAGCCTGACCGTCCATCCGGGTCTGGACGGTGAAACCACGATGATCGCCCTCGATCTCGCCGGTGTCGCCGTGTCGACCGGATCGGCCTGTACGTCGGGCAAGGTCGCGCCGAGCCATGTGCTCGCCGCCATGGGGCTCCCGGCGGACAAGGCGAAATCGGCAATCCGCGTCAGCCTCGGATGGTCCACCACCAGGGCCGATGTGGAACGTTTCACGGCCGCCCTGGCGGCACATGTTCAGAAGCTGGCGGGCCGGGGTTCCCGGGCCGCCTGA
- a CDS encoding Alpha/beta hydrolase family protein has translation MPEVIFNGPAGRIEGRYHPAKVRNAPIGIVLHPHPQFGGTMNNQIVYNLYYQFVSRGFSVLRFNFRGVGRSQGSFDHGVGELSDAASALDYAQALNPEARTCWIAGFSFGAWIGMQLLMRRPEVEGFISVAPQPNLYDFSFLAPCPSSGLIVHGDKDGVSPLASVQGLIEKLKTQKGIIIDQQVVPGANHFFENSIDDLMSVVSTYLDKRLGKAPEAAPALPKPAV, from the coding sequence ATGCCTGAGGTGATCTTCAACGGTCCGGCCGGTCGGATCGAGGGCCGCTATCATCCGGCCAAGGTCCGCAACGCGCCGATCGGGATCGTCCTCCATCCGCACCCGCAATTCGGCGGGACGATGAACAATCAGATCGTCTACAACCTCTATTATCAGTTCGTCAGCCGCGGCTTCTCGGTCCTGCGCTTCAATTTCCGCGGCGTCGGCCGCAGCCAGGGCAGCTTCGATCACGGCGTCGGCGAGCTTTCGGACGCTGCTTCGGCGCTCGACTATGCGCAGGCGCTCAATCCCGAGGCGCGCACCTGCTGGATCGCCGGCTTCTCCTTCGGCGCCTGGATCGGCATGCAGCTGCTGATGCGCCGCCCGGAGGTCGAGGGTTTCATTTCGGTCGCGCCGCAGCCCAATCTCTACGATTTCTCCTTCCTCGCCCCCTGCCCGTCCTCCGGCCTGATCGTGCACGGCGACAAGGACGGCGTGTCGCCGCTGGCTTCCGTCCAGGGCCTGATCGAGAAGCTGAAGACGCAGAAGGGCATCATCATCGACCAGCAGGTCGTGCCCGGGGCCAACCACTTCTTCGAGAACTCGATCGACGACCTCATGAGCGTCGTCAGCACCTATCTCGACAAGCGCCTCGGCAAGGCCCCCGAAGCCGCGCCAGCCTTGCCGAAGCCGGCGGTCTGA
- the pyrB gene encoding Aspartate carbamoyltransferase gives MTVTPSSFVLNRRHLLGIEGLSAAEITGLLDLAEEFVTLNRQVEKKRTSLRGRTQINLFFENSTRTQSSFELAGKRLGADVMNMSVAQSSIKKGETLIDTALTLNAMHPDILIMRHAASGAVELLSKKVDCSVVNAGDGTHEHPTQALLDALTIRRNKGRLERLTVAICGDILHSRVARSNIILLNQMQARVRAIGPSTLLPASLERLGVEVYRDMKSGLKDADIVMMLRLQRERMNGSFVPSVQEYFHFYGLDEAKLRYAKPDALVMHPGPMNRGVEIATSVADGAQSLIREQVEMGVAVRMAVLEALARNLPNA, from the coding sequence ATGACAGTTACGCCCTCGTCCTTCGTGCTGAACCGCCGGCACTTGCTCGGGATCGAAGGCCTTTCCGCTGCAGAGATCACCGGCCTGCTCGATCTGGCCGAAGAGTTCGTCACCCTCAACCGCCAGGTCGAGAAGAAGCGAACCTCTCTGCGCGGCCGGACCCAGATCAACCTGTTCTTCGAAAACTCGACCCGGACGCAGTCGTCCTTCGAGCTCGCCGGCAAGCGCCTGGGCGCCGACGTGATGAACATGTCGGTGGCGCAGAGCTCGATCAAGAAGGGCGAGACGCTGATCGACACGGCATTGACGCTCAATGCCATGCACCCCGATATCCTGATCATGCGCCACGCGGCCTCCGGCGCGGTCGAGCTGCTGTCGAAGAAGGTCGACTGCTCGGTGGTCAATGCCGGCGACGGCACCCACGAGCACCCGACCCAGGCCCTGCTCGACGCACTCACCATCCGCCGCAACAAGGGCCGGCTGGAACGCCTGACGGTGGCGATCTGCGGCGACATCCTGCATTCGCGTGTCGCCCGCTCGAACATCATCCTGCTCAACCAGATGCAGGCGCGCGTGCGCGCCATCGGCCCCTCGACGCTGCTGCCGGCCTCGCTGGAACGGCTCGGCGTCGAAGTCTATCGCGACATGAAGTCGGGCCTGAAGGACGCCGACATCGTCATGATGCTGCGCCTCCAGCGCGAGCGCATGAACGGGTCCTTCGTGCCCTCGGTGCAGGAATATTTCCACTTCTACGGGCTCGACGAAGCGAAGCTGCGTTATGCCAAGCCCGATGCCCTCGTCATGCATCCGGGCCCCATGAACCGGGGCGTCGAGATCGCCACCTCGGTCGCCGACGGCGCCCAGTCGCTGATCCGCGAGCAGGTCGAAATGGGCGTTGCGGTCCGCATGGCCGTGCTCGAAGCGCTCGCGCGCAACCTGCCGAATGCGTGA
- the pyrC gene encoding Dihydroorotase — MAQPDPRPLLLANARLIDPAAGTDVTGGLFVENGVIRDHGAALTASAVPDGTEIVDCRGAVVAPGLVDIRCFVGEPGYEYRETLASASRAAAAGGVTTIVCQPSTEPVIDDPAIVDFLLRRARDTGVVRIHPMAAITKKLAGREMTEFGLLKEAGAVAFTDGAHSVTNALVMRRAMTYSRDFDALIVHHTEDPDLIGEGVMNEGEFASRLGLSGIPVEAETVMLERDMRLVKLTGARYHAASITCRDSLAIIARAKNEGLPVSAAVTINHLTLNENDIGSYRTFCKLSPPLRTEDDRLALADAVADGVIDVVVSDHDPQDVETKRLPFAEAAPGAVGVETMLSAALRLVHSGLVPLPTLLKALSTTPARLLGLPGGTLARGAPADLAVIDIDEPWVLDRDTLKSKCKNSPFDEARLTGRVIKTLVAGRAVHG; from the coding sequence ATGGCCCAGCCCGACCCCCGCCCCCTGCTGCTCGCCAATGCCCGGCTGATCGACCCGGCCGCCGGCACCGATGTGACGGGCGGCCTGTTCGTCGAGAACGGCGTCATCCGCGACCATGGCGCGGCGCTCACGGCCAGCGCCGTGCCGGACGGCACCGAAATTGTCGACTGCCGCGGCGCCGTGGTGGCGCCGGGCCTCGTCGACATCAGATGTTTCGTCGGCGAGCCGGGCTACGAATACCGCGAGACGCTGGCCTCGGCCTCGCGTGCCGCGGCCGCCGGCGGCGTCACCACCATCGTCTGCCAGCCCTCGACCGAGCCGGTCATCGACGATCCCGCCATCGTCGACTTCCTGCTGCGCCGGGCGCGCGACACCGGCGTGGTGCGCATCCATCCCATGGCGGCGATCACCAAGAAGCTCGCCGGCCGTGAAATGACCGAGTTCGGCCTGCTCAAGGAGGCCGGTGCCGTGGCCTTCACCGATGGCGCCCATTCGGTCACCAACGCCCTCGTCATGCGCCGGGCCATGACCTATTCGCGCGATTTCGATGCCCTGATCGTGCATCACACGGAAGATCCCGATCTTATCGGCGAAGGCGTGATGAACGAAGGCGAATTCGCCTCGCGCCTCGGGCTCTCAGGCATTCCGGTCGAGGCCGAGACGGTCATGCTCGAGCGCGACATGCGCCTCGTCAAGCTGACCGGCGCGCGCTACCACGCCGCCTCCATCACCTGCCGCGACAGCCTCGCCATCATTGCCCGGGCCAAGAACGAAGGCCTGCCGGTCTCCGCCGCGGTGACGATCAATCACCTGACCCTCAACGAAAACGACATCGGCAGCTACCGCACCTTCTGCAAGCTGTCGCCGCCGCTGCGCACCGAGGACGACCGCCTGGCCCTCGCCGATGCCGTGGCCGACGGCGTGATCGACGTCGTCGTTTCCGATCACGACCCGCAGGACGTCGAGACCAAGCGCCTTCCCTTCGCGGAAGCCGCGCCCGGCGCGGTCGGCGTCGAGACCATGCTGTCCGCCGCGCTCCGCCTCGTCCATTCCGGGCTGGTGCCGCTGCCGACCCTCTTGAAGGCCCTGTCGACGACGCCGGCGCGGCTTCTCGGCCTGCCCGGCGGCACGCTCGCCCGCGGCGCGCCCGCCGATCTCGCCGTCATCGACATCGACGAGCCCTGGGTTCTGGACCGGGACACGCTGAAGTCGAAATGCAAGAACTCGCCCTTTGACGAAGCGCGCCTCACCGGCCGGGTGATCAAGACGCTGGTGGCCGGCCGCGCCGTGCACGGATAG
- the plsY gene encoding putative glycerol-3-phosphate acyltransferase, whose amino-acid sequence MFDLPLSVLVPVLGLGYLLGSIPFGLLLTRGAGLGDIRTIGSGNIGATNVLRTGNKKLAAATLLLDALKATAAVLIARHLAGAEAGLVAGIGAFLGHIFPVWLGFKGGKGVATFLGLLLGLYWPAFLFFAIVWLAMAFAFRYSSLAALVASVLTPLALIALAKWPALQAVLPAPAGSPLQMGVATLVVAVALWAKHHQNIGKLLAGTESRIGEKSSGTAT is encoded by the coding sequence ATGTTCGATCTCCCGCTATCCGTCCTCGTTCCGGTCCTCGGCCTCGGTTATCTCCTGGGGTCGATCCCGTTCGGGCTGCTGCTCACCCGCGGCGCCGGGCTCGGCGACATCAGAACCATCGGCTCCGGCAATATCGGCGCGACCAACGTGCTGCGCACGGGCAACAAGAAGCTCGCCGCGGCCACCCTGCTGCTCGATGCGTTGAAGGCGACCGCCGCGGTGCTGATTGCACGCCACCTGGCCGGTGCAGAGGCGGGCCTCGTCGCCGGCATCGGCGCCTTTCTCGGCCATATCTTTCCCGTCTGGCTCGGCTTCAAGGGCGGCAAGGGCGTTGCGACCTTCCTCGGCCTGCTGCTGGGCCTCTATTGGCCGGCCTTCCTGTTCTTCGCCATCGTCTGGCTCGCCATGGCCTTCGCCTTCCGCTACTCGTCGCTGGCGGCACTGGTGGCGAGCGTCCTGACGCCGCTCGCGCTCATCGCGCTCGCCAAATGGCCGGCCCTGCAGGCCGTGCTGCCCGCCCCTGCCGGCTCGCCGCTGCAGATGGGTGTCGCGACCCTCGTCGTCGCCGTCGCGCTCTGGGCGAAACATCACCAGAATATCGGCAAGCTGCTTGCCGGCACCGAAAGCCGGATCGGCGAGAAGAGCTCGGGGACGGCCACGTGA